The genomic stretch atctacaaacaataaatactggagagggtgtggagaaaagggaaccctcttgcactgttgttgggaatgtaaattgatacagccactatggagaacagtatggcggttccttaaaaaactaaaaatagaactaccatatgattcagcaatcccactactgtgcatataccctgagaaaaccataattcaaaagagacatgtaccacaatgttcattgcagcactatttacaatagacaggacatggaagcaacctaagtgttcatcaacagatgaatggatacagaagatgtgtcacatatatacaatggaatattactcagccaataaaagaaacgaaattgaactatttgttgtgaggtggatgccctagagtctgtcatacagagtgaagtaagtcagaaagagaaaaacaaataccatatgctaacacatttgtatggaaactaaaaaaaaaaaaagattctgatgaacctagggctggacaggaataaaggcagagacgtagagaatggacttgaggacactggtagcgggcagggtaagctgggacgaagtgagagagtagcatggacatatatatactaccaaatgtaaaatagagagctagtgggaaggatctacatagcacagggagatcagctcggtgctttgtgaccacctagaggggtgggatagggagggtgggagggagacgcaagagggaggaaatatggggatatatgtatacatatatctgattcactttgttatacagcagaaagtaacacaacattgtaaagcaattataccccaataaagatgttaaaaaaattataactaaaaaaataaaaataaaaaaataaaaaagagaagccaccgcattgagaagcctgcacaccgcaacaaagagtagcctctgctcaccgcaactagagaaagcctgcgagccacaacgaagacccaatgcaacaaaaaataaaataaataaaataaataaatttattaaaaaacaaaaaaaaagacatagccGTCTTCAACTTGAGCTGCCAGAACCCTGCAGTAAGACACCTGCCATTCAGGAAGGAGTTTGGGATCCTCTGGAGAAGCTGACAAGCCCAAGGGGGACCACCTAAAGATACTGACATCAGCAGCTCTCCCATGACTCATCCTGTTCTCTCACTAGGAAGCTCAAAGTAAACAAGCCATGTCCACATCCCAGAGTTTCCAATCACCTTTTATTCCAACACTCATATAATTTCAAACAGAAGACCAGACATCCAAGGAAAGCCTCTAAACACAGAAAATAAGCACCAAATCAATCAAGTTGAAAATAGCAATTTGTAGGAAACAAACTCAGCTGGGAGAAGAAAACAATTAAGTTATTAAAGATTTCAAGTTCCTTAAGGCTTAGATAAAAATGAtgaatacatttcattttattcctccCACTGATCACAAGGCCACAAATCACCTACTAGAAGATGCTGAAATGTGGACAAAAGGAGGCAGACTAGCTAGGGATCCCAGGACTTGAAGAACAACCCAGTGGGGAGTTTCCTGGGGTTTTCTTTCCTCCCATGTGTCCAACTTGGGGTTAGAGAAGCCTGCAACCTCGAAATACCAACACAaaattgcacacacacacacacacacacatttaagaAAAGTCAAAGGCCCAGAAAAGGGTTGCCCACCATGACAGAAACATTTTTGCCACCCTGCCTGTTCTTGGGGCAAACATGAGGAGAGCTGCACCCCTCTGTTCTCTAACAAGCATTGCAGACACTGAGTTCACTGGTAAGAGGCTATGTTCCAACCACTTTGCCCCGCAGTAAGGTGCTCCTCGTGGAACCTATAAGCCAAGATATCTCAACCTCAGCATTATTGACATTCGGGGCTGAAAAAGTCTTTGTTCTGGAAGGGTATTCTATGCATTATAGGATGTATAGCAGTATCCCTGTAAAACCCACCAGATGCCAATAGCACACTCCAGCAATTCTGATAATCAAAAATGTATCCAGTTATTACCAAATGTGCCCTTGCAACATCACCCCTGATGGAGAACCAGTGCTATCTGACTTCCACAACCCCCTGCAGGAAGGATGGGACACACAAGCCAGACACATTGtggagactgtcttctctccccaCCTGTAGTAGGAGGTAACACCATTCCCCATCTCAAGCCAGCACTGAGAAGACTGTGAGGTGGAGTCCTGTCATCTGGGAAACATGCAAGTGGACAGACCAGAATAGCCCTGCAGAGACGTAATAAACTAAACTGCTGTTGGAACCACAGTCCACCAGAGTGAGCCAGAATGTGTGTTCTGAACCTAAACAGGTTTGCAACTTGCTAAAAAATCAATAGAAGATTTAAGTGGGAACCAGAGTCTCACAGAGTAATACTCAAAATGCCTAGGACACAGTCCAAAATGACTTGTCACACTAAGAACTAGTAAACTCTCAATTCCAATAAGAAAAGGCAATTAGTAGACATTAAAAGACATTAATAGACATCAAGCTAACATAGCTGTTGAATTATtggacaaggattttaaagcagccattatAAAAATTCTCCATTGAACAGTTATGAACACACTTGAAACATATTAAAGGACAAGGaacaatgaagaaagagaaattattggCAATACATATAaaagacaagggattaatatcaagaaatagaaggtacagagatttcccaatACCTCCTACCCTAACACATGCATTGCCTGCCACATTAACAATCTCTGTGCCTTCtgtttaattttgctgtgaacccaaaactgctatagaaaataaaatctattttttaaaaaaagaaatataagaaacagAGTAGAGGTTGGCAAACTACCTGTTTCTGTACATCTGAACTAATGTACATCTGTACATTCTGAACTAAGAATGGTTTGTACACTTTTTATTGCTTGGAGGTAAAACAAGAGAATATTCTGTGAGatgcaaaaattaaatgaaattcaagTTTCAGCGTCTGTAAAttcagttttattggaacacagtcccGTTCATTTCTGTATGTATTGTCACAGCAGCAGAGTTCTGAAGTTTCCAGACAGAAGGCTTAAGTAGTATAAGGCATTTTTCCATCGCTTTTTTCCCAACACCTGTATAACTTGCTCTATTCAATGGCACATTAGCAAATATGATCAAGAAGAGGCGTGAAAAGTGTTTTTACATTTCTGGAATGCTGCAACTGAGACATGACCAAACCCCAGCTTACTGGCTGGATGTTGGGAGACACAGGACGAAATTATTTCCATTGCATCAGCCAAGAGTGGGGAGAGAAACCAATGACCACCACCATCCGGGGCGCAAGACCACCCAGAGTCTACTGACTGCCCTCTAGGGAGTGAGACCACAGCGAGCCAGCCatagcggggtgggggggtgatggaGGGGAGGATCATTGAGAGCTGGCTCCCAGCCGAGGAGTGAGAGAGCCGGTGTTTATGCTGTCGCGCTTTAATGCCATCGTGTGCCTGGGCACTGTCGCATGTTTGTGCCGTCACAAGTTGCGTGCTCTAGCCCTCGCATCCATGAGGCACTCCCACCTCATGGCCGCCGCGCTGACCGGCCCTCGCACTGGGCCTGGAGAGTCCAGGACCCCGAGCCTCCTCCTGCTCCTGTTTCTCCTGCCTCACACCCAGGCTGCAGCCACGGCCCACAGGCACCCTGCCAGTGAGGGGGTCGCCTTTAGCCGTGATGTGGGTAGGACCCCTCCAAGCCCGGGTTGGCGGTGGTCCCTGCGGTGAATCCCGGGCTTCCTCCCCGCGAGGGTGGAGACCCAGTCTTCCGTGgccctcccccttttccctcctcccactcaCCCTCCTCGGCTTTGCCTGTGGCCAGGCCTGCCCTGGTGCCACTGCTACTCGCATACTCTGTCCTTCTTTCCTCAGCTTGTGGCCAGCGTCATATGCAGGGGAAGATCATGGGAGGCGTGGATACCCTCGAGAAAAAGTGGCCGTGGCAGGTCAGTGTGCACTATGCCGGCTTCCACATCTGTGGTGGGTCCATCATTGATGAATACTGGATCCTGTCAGCCGCCCACTGCTTTGACAGGTGAGTGGGCAGTGCTGGATACCATTCCCGTGGAGGTCTAGGGCTGCATGACCAACCACGTGGGTCACATAGGACTGGGACTTCTTGGAGGCAGGGGAGAGAGTGGGACCCAGCACACAGCTCCATCCACTACAGTTTCTTGCACAGGGCTGAGGGCTCCTTTAGGGCCCTCAGCTCTTCCAGAAAGGTGTGGAACCACATAATAGGATGAGAGGTGAAGAGAGGAGCCACAGCTTAgggtgagaggagagaagagaggacaaATCACAGGATGAGAGGTGATGAAAGACTTATCTTCATTGGCAGCTCATTGTACATCTGACAAGCTCACCATCCTGGGCTGTCCAGCAGGTCTTGGTGGGTCCCTGAATCCTCCATGGGTTCAGGTCAGGACTTTGTTGGGAGCAATTCTGCCGACAATCAGGTCCCTAATGTGCTGGAAGGGCATGCTTTCCACGTCCTGGCTGAGAGCTTGGATACCCAGGCTGCCATGCTCCAGGACTCCCTGAGCCTGTGATCTCATGGAAGCTCCTCTTCCCAGGTGCAAGGTGCTCGAACCACTATGCCTTTGTCCTCTGTCCCTACAGGAACAAGATCACTGAAGCATTTGATATGTATGTGGGCCTTGTGGACCTCAAGGTTGCAGGCAATCACACCCAATGGTTTGAGGTGAATAAGGTGATCATACACCCCACATACAAAGTGTACCATCCTGTTGGAGGCGACATCGCTCTGGTGCAGCTGAAAACTCGCATTGTGTTTTCCGACTCTGTGCTTCCCATCTGTATTGCACCCCCAGATGTGACTCTTTCGAACCTTTCTTGCTGGGCTACAGGATGGGGATCCATCTCCCAACAAGGTAAGAAAACAAAGTGCAGGGTCGATCCCATTATTGGAGCTTGTGGAAGGGATGATGGCTCTATGACATTACAGGAGAGAACATGTTCTGTCCATTAAGGGGTTGCAAGTATCTGAGGACTGGAATCCCTATCCATCAATCACT from Balaenoptera musculus isolate JJ_BM4_2016_0621 chromosome 3, mBalMus1.pri.v3, whole genome shotgun sequence encodes the following:
- the PRSS38 gene encoding serine protease 38, with the protein product MRHSHLMAAALTGPRTGPGESRTPSLLLLLFLLPHTQAAATAHRHPASEGVAFSRDVACGQRHMQGKIMGGVDTLEKKWPWQVSVHYAGFHICGGSIIDEYWILSAAHCFDRNKITEAFDMYVGLVDLKVAGNHTQWFEVNKVIIHPTYKVYHPVGGDIALVQLKTRIVFSDSVLPICIAPPDVTLSNLSCWATGWGSISQQGDTSDKLQEVQLPLIPLPLCQLLYGHTSYILPDMLCAGDLRDMKTACEGDSGGPLVCEFNHTWMQIGVVSWGHVCTYPMYPAVYARVSFFSEWIRYHVENTPLPLQPLPTLSSTPGAAINVLVTSLAVLSML